A segment of the Candidatus Pelagisphaera phototrophica genome:
TGCGGGCTGGTTGGCAGCCGCCTTCTTTGTCGCCATTTTTCTCGGCAACCTCTCCCAATGCATGAATCAGCTAGACGCGTTCGGAGATGGCCGGACTATCTATGGCACGGTCTATGCTACCTTCGCACTATGCTCAAACAAGCCCTATTCCTTGTTCTGTCTGTCGCAAGTGCGTCTATTTTAAGCGCTCAAGCACCAGAGCCTCCAAATGGGGAAAAAGTCTTTATCGCGGTAGTGGGAGGAACGACCTTCGGAACGCCAATTGAGTTTGCCAAGGGGCTAGCCGATGACGAAAGCTCATTCTCCTTTCATACCAGAGCAGGGCCGAGTCCAGTAGTCTATCGCAAGCGTTACAAAGGAGTTCCCTTCTACTACATACCAATCTACGGATTAATGGACAAGCCGGCGAGCGAGCCCGATGGCATATATCACGTACGGACGTGGACCGCTCTTTATGAATTGGGCGTTACCCATGCAATTAGCGGTGCCACCTCTGGCGGCATCAACCCTGACATGGATTTCGACGACATCGTCGTTATCGACGATTTTATCGAATGGCGAGCTGAGCGGCCCAATGATGTATTAGCTGCTTCAGGACACAGCCGCCCTGGAATCTTCCCCAATTTCGAAATTCCGCTCAGCCCTTCAATTCGAGCGCTCCTCATCGACGAGTCGAGGAAGCGCAAATCAAACACAGAGTACCAGGGAAACATCTACGAAACCGGTACCTTTGTGCAGTTCGCGCCCGGACGCTTTGAAAGTCCCGCCGAAATTAGAGCGATGCGAAAAATGGGCGGCGAACTAACTAGCATGAACCAAGCGACTTGCATCGTATACGCCCGTCAATTCGGGATCCGCTACGGATCGATTTGTTCGATATCGAACCCAGCCGTCGGAGTTCGCCCTTTCACTTTCGCTCAAATGCAAACAAGCGTCCAAACCATAGCCGCGTTCGCGATTCCAGTTGTGCTCGAAACCATAGCGCGGATCCCGGCGGAGGCAATGGGACCGGAGCCTAGTAGTACTGGCGACGCTTTCGAGGGAAACTACCTCGACCCAAACGGTGAAACCGAAAATGACTAAGCTGCCTAGCGAAGCACGAAGAATAAACCGGAGGGCCAACATAAACCGAGGTTGCGGACCCGATCTTCAACCGCCAGCTGGCTTGGCGAGACAACAGAAACTGGACAGTCGCACATGAATATGTCGGAAGTATCCGGTATCGAGACGGATCTGGCATTGGCTCGAGAAACCCTTGAATCCCATTTTGGAGAGGCCCCAAAAATAGGTTTGGTGTTGGGTTCTGGGCTTAGCAATTTGGTCGACTTTTTCGAGAACCCTAGAGAAGCTTCGTACAGCGAGCTTCCCGGGTTTATACCTTCAACCGTAGAGGGCCACAAGGGCGCACTCGTTGCGGGAAAGCTCGGAGGAGTTCCTGTCGTCGCAATGGCAGGCCGAAACCATCTCTACGAAGGGCATTCTGCTGCTGCAGTGGTCTTTCCGCTGCGGGCTCTGATCCATTGGGGCATCGATTCAGTCGTGATTACCAACGCGGCTGGCGGGATCTCCGCAAGTCTGGTAGAAGGCGACTTAATGCTAATTTCGGATCACCTTAATATGACGGGGCAAAATCCCTTAGTCGGTGAGAATGTGGATTCATTGGGTCCGCGTTTTCCAGATATGAGCTTAGCCTATGATCCTGAACTCCGAGGCAAAGCTAGGAGGATCGGTTTAACGGGCGGTTTGGATCTGAAGGAAGGGGTATACGCTAGTATGCTAGGACCTTCCTACGAGACACCAGCGGAAGTTGAGATGCTGGGCCGGATCGGGGCAGACGCTGTGGGGATGTCAACCGTTCCGGAAGTGATAGCCGCACGACACGCTGGGGCCAGAGTTCTGGGGCTTTCCTGCATCACAAACCTTGCGGCTGGAAAGTCCAAGGAAGTTCTTACCCATGATGATGTAAAGGATGTGGCCAATAGCGTAAAGGACCGCATGCAGTACCTAGTCAAAGAGCTGGTCAAAGCTATCTAGACCGGAACCAAAAGTTTAACCGATCTACCGCGAAAAACTAGGTAGCCACCATCAACTCGCAATCTTTTTTCCAAATACAAACAATATCCCTAGGGTCATTAGCGGAAAGAGGACGAAGAACAACCAGAGCGGCAATCCAAAGCCAATTGATAGATAGCCTAGAAAAGCGGATAGTGTCATCACCGTGAGAGAATAGACAACTTGGGTACTTACATGATCTATATGGTCACAACCTGAAGCAATGGAAGACAATACAGTTGTATCGCTGACTGGACTACAGTGATCTCCGAATATCGCTCCATCCAGTATGGCAGCAGACGTGAGCCAAAATAATAGATGCGAATCGCTATCGTATGCTCCCAGGCTGTACGCGAGGGGTAAAACCACTGGAATTAGTATTCCCATAGTGCCAAAACTAGTGCCCGTCGCAAAAGCCATGCCTGAGGCGATAAAAAACGTCAACAATGGCAGGGTCCAAACCGGAAGTCGATCGCCTAGAAGGGAAATCAAATACTCGTCTGTATTCAGTCCAGTTGTGCAGATCTCCTTCATGCTCCAAGCCATGATTAAAATAAAGGCCGCCATCCACAACGTGGGAATCGCTTGCCCATAAGCTTTTAATGCCTTTTTCGGAGCCAGCACCCTGCTGAACGCGGCCATCAATATCGCCAGTAGTCCACCGGTTATGGCAGCCAGTGCTAGAATCAGCATTGATCCTGCGTCTCCATAGGAGGGATTTGTGGCATATCCAAACGCCTCGCGCCAATCTGACATATCACCAAAAGAGAATTCTACACCGTCGCCAAGCATTCGATACCGGCCAAGCATTAGTATACCGAAAAAAATGGATAAGATTACCCATAGAATCGGAAAAACCGCATTGCGAGCCAAGTAACGCTGGCCGATCTCCGGTTCGAGGATTTTGTTGTTCTCTCTGACTATCAGTTGGGCACCCCCCCTAAGTACTTCGCCCGTCTCGTAAGCGCGTTTTTCCGCCTTGTACATGGGCCCAAAGTCCCGGTCGCTGATCGATGATATGACCAAGAATAT
Coding sequences within it:
- a CDS encoding purine-nucleoside phosphorylase, with translation MSEVSGIETDLALARETLESHFGEAPKIGLVLGSGLSNLVDFFENPREASYSELPGFIPSTVEGHKGALVAGKLGGVPVVAMAGRNHLYEGHSAAAVVFPLRALIHWGIDSVVITNAAGGISASLVEGDLMLISDHLNMTGQNPLVGENVDSLGPRFPDMSLAYDPELRGKARRIGLTGGLDLKEGVYASMLGPSYETPAEVEMLGRIGADAVGMSTVPEVIAARHAGARVLGLSCITNLAAGKSKEVLTHDDVKDVANSVKDRMQYLVKELVKAI
- a CDS encoding Na+/H+ antiporter NhaC family protein — translated: MRHSLTLLRNPKRLIGFAVSVGLACIVFYLLPQRSFEGQDLNGQWFSVLPPIVAIAAALFFRNLVVALTAAFLTGAFLTYGWNPFVVLPNAINAFVIKNLVDSFNISIFVFLFALVGMIHVIYRSGGIHGMAEKLVVVARGRRSAKLATILSGIIIFFDDYSNTIVVGSTMRKLTDRWKISREKLAYLVDSTTAPIAGLAILSTWIAFEVFLFSQMSRELGLEEGGYEIFIKSVPFRFYCWGTLIFLVISSISDRDFGPMYKAEKRAYETGEVLRGGAQLIVRENNKILEPEIGQRYLARNAVFPILWVILSIFFGILMLGRYRMLGDGVEFSFGDMSDWREAFGYATNPSYGDAGSMLILALAAITGGLLAILMAAFSRVLAPKKALKAYGQAIPTLWMAAFILIMAWSMKEICTTGLNTDEYLISLLGDRLPVWTLPLLTFFIASGMAFATGTSFGTMGILIPVVLPLAYSLGAYDSDSHLLFWLTSAAILDGAIFGDHCSPVSDTTVLSSIASGCDHIDHVSTQVVYSLTVMTLSAFLGYLSIGFGLPLWLFFVLFPLMTLGILFVFGKKIAS